The Cloeon dipterum chromosome 3, ieCloDipt1.1, whole genome shotgun sequence genome includes a region encoding these proteins:
- the LOC135938906 gene encoding solute carrier family 2, facilitated glucose transporter member 1-like isoform X1, whose translation MAHRENSPDFSHPLRDDEDRVQQMALLEVPGNGSRISRQSSVASSLSDLAAPIYSRNRRGQPTQGFNGRLAFAIAAAALGSAFQHGYNTGVVNAPQKLIEEWISEVQHDRTGEVPSQANVTFIFSLAVSLFCVGGMLGGCITGLVADKFGRKGGLLINNVLVFAAAILMGAAKAAGSYEMLILGRFLIGINSGLNAGLAPMYLAEIAPVHLRGAVGTVYQLVITISILLSQLFGLGSILGTPSMWPLLLSLTLLPAVFQLATLPICPESPKFTLLNSGKELEAQRGLTWLRGTIEVHDEMEEMRSEYEASKLVPKVTMKELFVNSALRSPLIICVMVMIAQQLSGINAVMFFSTKIFKMAQLTDDHAQLATLAMGTMNVIMTVISLFLVEKAGRKTLLLVGFSGMCIDTILLAICLKYASEALWISYFSIVLVIFFVIMFATGPGSIPWFLVSELFNQSARPAATSLAVCVNWTANFIVGIGFLPLQELMGGNVFFVFAFLLALFVLFVLKKVPETKNKTMEEISSMFRQQSYQ comes from the exons ATGGCGCACCGTGAGAATTCGCCCGACTTTTCGCACCCGCTGCGCGATGACGAGGACAGGGTGCAGCAGATGGCCCTGCTCGAGGTGCCCGGCAACGGCAGCCGCATCTCCAGGCAGTCGTCGGTCGCCTCCTCCCTCTCCGACCTGGCCGCCCCCATCTACTCCAGAAACAGACGGGGTCAACCTACACAG GGTTTCAATGGGCGTCTGGCGTTCGCGATCGCAGCCGCCGCCCTTGGCTCAGCCTTCCAGCATGGCTACAACACCGGAGTAGTAAATGCTCCTCAAAAG CTAATTGAAGAATGGATCAGCGAGGTTCAGCATGATCGAACGGGTGAGGTTCCCTCCCAGGCCAATGTCACCTTCATCTTCTCGCTTGCCGTGTCCCTTTTCTGCGTCGGCGGAATGCTCGGCGGATGCATCACCGGTCTCGTCGCCGACAAATTCGGCCGCAAG GGCGGCCTCTTGATCAACAACGTGTTGGTATTCGCGGCGGCCATCCTGATGGGTGCGGCCAAGGCGGCCGGCTCGTACGAAATGCTCATTCTTGGCCGCTTCCTGATCGGCATCAACTCCGGGCTGAACGCGGGCCTGGCGCCCATGTACCTGGCGGAAATCGCTCCGGTGCATCTGCGCGGCGCCGTCGGCACCGTCTACCAACTGGTCATCACCATCTCCATCCTGCTGTCCCAGCTGTTCGGCCTGGGCTCGATCCTGGGCACGCCCAGCATgtggccgctgctgctgtccCTGACCCTGCTGCCGGCCGTCTTCCAGCTCGCCACCCTGCCCATCTGCCCTGAGTCGCCCAAATTCACCCTGCTGAACTCTGGAAAGGAGCTCGAAGCCCAGAGAGGCCTAACCTGGCTGCGCGGAACCATCGAGGTGCACGACGAGATGGAGGAGATGCGCTCCGAGTACGAGGCTTCCAAGTTGGTGCCCAAGGTCACCATGAAGGAGCTGTTCGTCAACTCGGCCCTCAGGAGTCCACTCATCATCTGCGTCATGGTCATGATCGCGCAGCAACTCTCCGGCATCAATGCG GTTATGTTCTTTTCGACCAAGATCTTCAAAATGGCTCAGTTGACGGACGACCACGCGCAGCTGGCCACCCTGGCGATGGGCACCATGAACGTCATCATGACCGTCATCAGTCTGTTCCTGGTGGAGAAGGCGGGACGCAAGACCCTGCTGCTTGTTGGCTTTTCTGGCATGTGCATCGACACGATCCTCCTCGCTATCTGCCTCAAATACGCT AGCGAGGCATTGTGGATTTCGTACTTCAGCATCGTGCTCGTCATCTTCTTCGTCATCATGTTCGCCACCGGCCCCGGCTCCATTCCGTGGTTCCTTGTGTCCGAGCTGTTCAACCAGTCGGCGAGGCCGGCGGCCACCTCGCTGGCCGTGTGCGTCAACTGGACGGCCAACTTCATCGTCGGCATCGGCTTCCTCCCCCTACAG GAGCTGATGGGCGGAAATGTGTTCTTCGTGTTCGCCTTCCTGCTGGCACTGTTCGTGCTCTTTGTGCTGAAGAAGGTGCCCGAGACGAAAAACAAGACCATGGAGGAGATCAGCTCCATGTTCCGCCAACAGTCGTACCAGTag
- the LOC135938906 gene encoding solute carrier family 2, facilitated glucose transporter member 1-like isoform X2, protein METENKDEKPKNLAVAEDGLTPQEKPAVTDNDATHSNAAAKLMKDPANGANKAGFNGRLAFAIAAAALGSAFQHGYNTGVVNAPQKLIEEWISEVQHDRTGEVPSQANVTFIFSLAVSLFCVGGMLGGCITGLVADKFGRKGGLLINNVLVFAAAILMGAAKAAGSYEMLILGRFLIGINSGLNAGLAPMYLAEIAPVHLRGAVGTVYQLVITISILLSQLFGLGSILGTPSMWPLLLSLTLLPAVFQLATLPICPESPKFTLLNSGKELEAQRGLTWLRGTIEVHDEMEEMRSEYEASKLVPKVTMKELFVNSALRSPLIICVMVMIAQQLSGINAVMFFSTKIFKMAQLTDDHAQLATLAMGTMNVIMTVISLFLVEKAGRKTLLLVGFSGMCIDTILLAICLKYASEALWISYFSIVLVIFFVIMFATGPGSIPWFLVSELFNQSARPAATSLAVCVNWTANFIVGIGFLPLQELMGGNVFFVFAFLLALFVLFVLKKVPETKNKTMEEISSMFRQQSYQ, encoded by the exons ATGGAGACtgag AACAAGGATGAAAAACCcaag AACTTGGCAGTGGCAGAGGACGGATTAACCCCCCAG gaaaagCCTGCTGTGACGGACAATGACGCCACGCACTCTAACGCAGCAGCCAAGTTGATGAAG GACCCCGCCAACGGAGCCAACAAAGCG GGTTTCAATGGGCGTCTGGCGTTCGCGATCGCAGCCGCCGCCCTTGGCTCAGCCTTCCAGCATGGCTACAACACCGGAGTAGTAAATGCTCCTCAAAAG CTAATTGAAGAATGGATCAGCGAGGTTCAGCATGATCGAACGGGTGAGGTTCCCTCCCAGGCCAATGTCACCTTCATCTTCTCGCTTGCCGTGTCCCTTTTCTGCGTCGGCGGAATGCTCGGCGGATGCATCACCGGTCTCGTCGCCGACAAATTCGGCCGCAAG GGCGGCCTCTTGATCAACAACGTGTTGGTATTCGCGGCGGCCATCCTGATGGGTGCGGCCAAGGCGGCCGGCTCGTACGAAATGCTCATTCTTGGCCGCTTCCTGATCGGCATCAACTCCGGGCTGAACGCGGGCCTGGCGCCCATGTACCTGGCGGAAATCGCTCCGGTGCATCTGCGCGGCGCCGTCGGCACCGTCTACCAACTGGTCATCACCATCTCCATCCTGCTGTCCCAGCTGTTCGGCCTGGGCTCGATCCTGGGCACGCCCAGCATgtggccgctgctgctgtccCTGACCCTGCTGCCGGCCGTCTTCCAGCTCGCCACCCTGCCCATCTGCCCTGAGTCGCCCAAATTCACCCTGCTGAACTCTGGAAAGGAGCTCGAAGCCCAGAGAGGCCTAACCTGGCTGCGCGGAACCATCGAGGTGCACGACGAGATGGAGGAGATGCGCTCCGAGTACGAGGCTTCCAAGTTGGTGCCCAAGGTCACCATGAAGGAGCTGTTCGTCAACTCGGCCCTCAGGAGTCCACTCATCATCTGCGTCATGGTCATGATCGCGCAGCAACTCTCCGGCATCAATGCG GTTATGTTCTTTTCGACCAAGATCTTCAAAATGGCTCAGTTGACGGACGACCACGCGCAGCTGGCCACCCTGGCGATGGGCACCATGAACGTCATCATGACCGTCATCAGTCTGTTCCTGGTGGAGAAGGCGGGACGCAAGACCCTGCTGCTTGTTGGCTTTTCTGGCATGTGCATCGACACGATCCTCCTCGCTATCTGCCTCAAATACGCT AGCGAGGCATTGTGGATTTCGTACTTCAGCATCGTGCTCGTCATCTTCTTCGTCATCATGTTCGCCACCGGCCCCGGCTCCATTCCGTGGTTCCTTGTGTCCGAGCTGTTCAACCAGTCGGCGAGGCCGGCGGCCACCTCGCTGGCCGTGTGCGTCAACTGGACGGCCAACTTCATCGTCGGCATCGGCTTCCTCCCCCTACAG GAGCTGATGGGCGGAAATGTGTTCTTCGTGTTCGCCTTCCTGCTGGCACTGTTCGTGCTCTTTGTGCTGAAGAAGGTGCCCGAGACGAAAAACAAGACCATGGAGGAGATCAGCTCCATGTTCCGCCAACAGTCGTACCAGTag
- the LOC135938906 gene encoding solute carrier family 2, facilitated glucose transporter member 1-like isoform X3, whose protein sequence is METENKDEKPKNLAVAEDGLTPQDPANGANKAGFNGRLAFAIAAAALGSAFQHGYNTGVVNAPQKLIEEWISEVQHDRTGEVPSQANVTFIFSLAVSLFCVGGMLGGCITGLVADKFGRKGGLLINNVLVFAAAILMGAAKAAGSYEMLILGRFLIGINSGLNAGLAPMYLAEIAPVHLRGAVGTVYQLVITISILLSQLFGLGSILGTPSMWPLLLSLTLLPAVFQLATLPICPESPKFTLLNSGKELEAQRGLTWLRGTIEVHDEMEEMRSEYEASKLVPKVTMKELFVNSALRSPLIICVMVMIAQQLSGINAVMFFSTKIFKMAQLTDDHAQLATLAMGTMNVIMTVISLFLVEKAGRKTLLLVGFSGMCIDTILLAICLKYASEALWISYFSIVLVIFFVIMFATGPGSIPWFLVSELFNQSARPAATSLAVCVNWTANFIVGIGFLPLQELMGGNVFFVFAFLLALFVLFVLKKVPETKNKTMEEISSMFRQQSYQ, encoded by the exons ATGGAGACtgag AACAAGGATGAAAAACCcaag AACTTGGCAGTGGCAGAGGACGGATTAACCCCCCAG GACCCCGCCAACGGAGCCAACAAAGCG GGTTTCAATGGGCGTCTGGCGTTCGCGATCGCAGCCGCCGCCCTTGGCTCAGCCTTCCAGCATGGCTACAACACCGGAGTAGTAAATGCTCCTCAAAAG CTAATTGAAGAATGGATCAGCGAGGTTCAGCATGATCGAACGGGTGAGGTTCCCTCCCAGGCCAATGTCACCTTCATCTTCTCGCTTGCCGTGTCCCTTTTCTGCGTCGGCGGAATGCTCGGCGGATGCATCACCGGTCTCGTCGCCGACAAATTCGGCCGCAAG GGCGGCCTCTTGATCAACAACGTGTTGGTATTCGCGGCGGCCATCCTGATGGGTGCGGCCAAGGCGGCCGGCTCGTACGAAATGCTCATTCTTGGCCGCTTCCTGATCGGCATCAACTCCGGGCTGAACGCGGGCCTGGCGCCCATGTACCTGGCGGAAATCGCTCCGGTGCATCTGCGCGGCGCCGTCGGCACCGTCTACCAACTGGTCATCACCATCTCCATCCTGCTGTCCCAGCTGTTCGGCCTGGGCTCGATCCTGGGCACGCCCAGCATgtggccgctgctgctgtccCTGACCCTGCTGCCGGCCGTCTTCCAGCTCGCCACCCTGCCCATCTGCCCTGAGTCGCCCAAATTCACCCTGCTGAACTCTGGAAAGGAGCTCGAAGCCCAGAGAGGCCTAACCTGGCTGCGCGGAACCATCGAGGTGCACGACGAGATGGAGGAGATGCGCTCCGAGTACGAGGCTTCCAAGTTGGTGCCCAAGGTCACCATGAAGGAGCTGTTCGTCAACTCGGCCCTCAGGAGTCCACTCATCATCTGCGTCATGGTCATGATCGCGCAGCAACTCTCCGGCATCAATGCG GTTATGTTCTTTTCGACCAAGATCTTCAAAATGGCTCAGTTGACGGACGACCACGCGCAGCTGGCCACCCTGGCGATGGGCACCATGAACGTCATCATGACCGTCATCAGTCTGTTCCTGGTGGAGAAGGCGGGACGCAAGACCCTGCTGCTTGTTGGCTTTTCTGGCATGTGCATCGACACGATCCTCCTCGCTATCTGCCTCAAATACGCT AGCGAGGCATTGTGGATTTCGTACTTCAGCATCGTGCTCGTCATCTTCTTCGTCATCATGTTCGCCACCGGCCCCGGCTCCATTCCGTGGTTCCTTGTGTCCGAGCTGTTCAACCAGTCGGCGAGGCCGGCGGCCACCTCGCTGGCCGTGTGCGTCAACTGGACGGCCAACTTCATCGTCGGCATCGGCTTCCTCCCCCTACAG GAGCTGATGGGCGGAAATGTGTTCTTCGTGTTCGCCTTCCTGCTGGCACTGTTCGTGCTCTTTGTGCTGAAGAAGGTGCCCGAGACGAAAAACAAGACCATGGAGGAGATCAGCTCCATGTTCCGCCAACAGTCGTACCAGTag
- the LOC135938906 gene encoding solute carrier family 2, facilitated glucose transporter member 1-like isoform X4: MSGNGEAQKDTSRIKGFNGRLAFAIAAAALGSAFQHGYNTGVVNAPQKLIEEWISEVQHDRTGEVPSQANVTFIFSLAVSLFCVGGMLGGCITGLVADKFGRKGGLLINNVLVFAAAILMGAAKAAGSYEMLILGRFLIGINSGLNAGLAPMYLAEIAPVHLRGAVGTVYQLVITISILLSQLFGLGSILGTPSMWPLLLSLTLLPAVFQLATLPICPESPKFTLLNSGKELEAQRGLTWLRGTIEVHDEMEEMRSEYEASKLVPKVTMKELFVNSALRSPLIICVMVMIAQQLSGINAVMFFSTKIFKMAQLTDDHAQLATLAMGTMNVIMTVISLFLVEKAGRKTLLLVGFSGMCIDTILLAICLKYASEALWISYFSIVLVIFFVIMFATGPGSIPWFLVSELFNQSARPAATSLAVCVNWTANFIVGIGFLPLQELMGGNVFFVFAFLLALFVLFVLKKVPETKNKTMEEISSMFRQQSYQ, encoded by the exons ATGTCCGGAAATGGAGAAGCGCAAAAGGACACTTCACGCATCAAG GGTTTCAATGGGCGTCTGGCGTTCGCGATCGCAGCCGCCGCCCTTGGCTCAGCCTTCCAGCATGGCTACAACACCGGAGTAGTAAATGCTCCTCAAAAG CTAATTGAAGAATGGATCAGCGAGGTTCAGCATGATCGAACGGGTGAGGTTCCCTCCCAGGCCAATGTCACCTTCATCTTCTCGCTTGCCGTGTCCCTTTTCTGCGTCGGCGGAATGCTCGGCGGATGCATCACCGGTCTCGTCGCCGACAAATTCGGCCGCAAG GGCGGCCTCTTGATCAACAACGTGTTGGTATTCGCGGCGGCCATCCTGATGGGTGCGGCCAAGGCGGCCGGCTCGTACGAAATGCTCATTCTTGGCCGCTTCCTGATCGGCATCAACTCCGGGCTGAACGCGGGCCTGGCGCCCATGTACCTGGCGGAAATCGCTCCGGTGCATCTGCGCGGCGCCGTCGGCACCGTCTACCAACTGGTCATCACCATCTCCATCCTGCTGTCCCAGCTGTTCGGCCTGGGCTCGATCCTGGGCACGCCCAGCATgtggccgctgctgctgtccCTGACCCTGCTGCCGGCCGTCTTCCAGCTCGCCACCCTGCCCATCTGCCCTGAGTCGCCCAAATTCACCCTGCTGAACTCTGGAAAGGAGCTCGAAGCCCAGAGAGGCCTAACCTGGCTGCGCGGAACCATCGAGGTGCACGACGAGATGGAGGAGATGCGCTCCGAGTACGAGGCTTCCAAGTTGGTGCCCAAGGTCACCATGAAGGAGCTGTTCGTCAACTCGGCCCTCAGGAGTCCACTCATCATCTGCGTCATGGTCATGATCGCGCAGCAACTCTCCGGCATCAATGCG GTTATGTTCTTTTCGACCAAGATCTTCAAAATGGCTCAGTTGACGGACGACCACGCGCAGCTGGCCACCCTGGCGATGGGCACCATGAACGTCATCATGACCGTCATCAGTCTGTTCCTGGTGGAGAAGGCGGGACGCAAGACCCTGCTGCTTGTTGGCTTTTCTGGCATGTGCATCGACACGATCCTCCTCGCTATCTGCCTCAAATACGCT AGCGAGGCATTGTGGATTTCGTACTTCAGCATCGTGCTCGTCATCTTCTTCGTCATCATGTTCGCCACCGGCCCCGGCTCCATTCCGTGGTTCCTTGTGTCCGAGCTGTTCAACCAGTCGGCGAGGCCGGCGGCCACCTCGCTGGCCGTGTGCGTCAACTGGACGGCCAACTTCATCGTCGGCATCGGCTTCCTCCCCCTACAG GAGCTGATGGGCGGAAATGTGTTCTTCGTGTTCGCCTTCCTGCTGGCACTGTTCGTGCTCTTTGTGCTGAAGAAGGTGCCCGAGACGAAAAACAAGACCATGGAGGAGATCAGCTCCATGTTCCGCCAACAGTCGTACCAGTag
- the LOC135938906 gene encoding solute carrier family 2, facilitated glucose transporter member 1-like isoform X5, with translation MPFIRRAGFNGRLAFAIAAAALGSAFQHGYNTGVVNAPQKLIEEWISEVQHDRTGEVPSQANVTFIFSLAVSLFCVGGMLGGCITGLVADKFGRKGGLLINNVLVFAAAILMGAAKAAGSYEMLILGRFLIGINSGLNAGLAPMYLAEIAPVHLRGAVGTVYQLVITISILLSQLFGLGSILGTPSMWPLLLSLTLLPAVFQLATLPICPESPKFTLLNSGKELEAQRGLTWLRGTIEVHDEMEEMRSEYEASKLVPKVTMKELFVNSALRSPLIICVMVMIAQQLSGINAVMFFSTKIFKMAQLTDDHAQLATLAMGTMNVIMTVISLFLVEKAGRKTLLLVGFSGMCIDTILLAICLKYASEALWISYFSIVLVIFFVIMFATGPGSIPWFLVSELFNQSARPAATSLAVCVNWTANFIVGIGFLPLQELMGGNVFFVFAFLLALFVLFVLKKVPETKNKTMEEISSMFRQQSYQ, from the exons ATGCCATTCATCAGAAGAGCg GGTTTCAATGGGCGTCTGGCGTTCGCGATCGCAGCCGCCGCCCTTGGCTCAGCCTTCCAGCATGGCTACAACACCGGAGTAGTAAATGCTCCTCAAAAG CTAATTGAAGAATGGATCAGCGAGGTTCAGCATGATCGAACGGGTGAGGTTCCCTCCCAGGCCAATGTCACCTTCATCTTCTCGCTTGCCGTGTCCCTTTTCTGCGTCGGCGGAATGCTCGGCGGATGCATCACCGGTCTCGTCGCCGACAAATTCGGCCGCAAG GGCGGCCTCTTGATCAACAACGTGTTGGTATTCGCGGCGGCCATCCTGATGGGTGCGGCCAAGGCGGCCGGCTCGTACGAAATGCTCATTCTTGGCCGCTTCCTGATCGGCATCAACTCCGGGCTGAACGCGGGCCTGGCGCCCATGTACCTGGCGGAAATCGCTCCGGTGCATCTGCGCGGCGCCGTCGGCACCGTCTACCAACTGGTCATCACCATCTCCATCCTGCTGTCCCAGCTGTTCGGCCTGGGCTCGATCCTGGGCACGCCCAGCATgtggccgctgctgctgtccCTGACCCTGCTGCCGGCCGTCTTCCAGCTCGCCACCCTGCCCATCTGCCCTGAGTCGCCCAAATTCACCCTGCTGAACTCTGGAAAGGAGCTCGAAGCCCAGAGAGGCCTAACCTGGCTGCGCGGAACCATCGAGGTGCACGACGAGATGGAGGAGATGCGCTCCGAGTACGAGGCTTCCAAGTTGGTGCCCAAGGTCACCATGAAGGAGCTGTTCGTCAACTCGGCCCTCAGGAGTCCACTCATCATCTGCGTCATGGTCATGATCGCGCAGCAACTCTCCGGCATCAATGCG GTTATGTTCTTTTCGACCAAGATCTTCAAAATGGCTCAGTTGACGGACGACCACGCGCAGCTGGCCACCCTGGCGATGGGCACCATGAACGTCATCATGACCGTCATCAGTCTGTTCCTGGTGGAGAAGGCGGGACGCAAGACCCTGCTGCTTGTTGGCTTTTCTGGCATGTGCATCGACACGATCCTCCTCGCTATCTGCCTCAAATACGCT AGCGAGGCATTGTGGATTTCGTACTTCAGCATCGTGCTCGTCATCTTCTTCGTCATCATGTTCGCCACCGGCCCCGGCTCCATTCCGTGGTTCCTTGTGTCCGAGCTGTTCAACCAGTCGGCGAGGCCGGCGGCCACCTCGCTGGCCGTGTGCGTCAACTGGACGGCCAACTTCATCGTCGGCATCGGCTTCCTCCCCCTACAG GAGCTGATGGGCGGAAATGTGTTCTTCGTGTTCGCCTTCCTGCTGGCACTGTTCGTGCTCTTTGTGCTGAAGAAGGTGCCCGAGACGAAAAACAAGACCATGGAGGAGATCAGCTCCATGTTCCGCCAACAGTCGTACCAGTag